A window from Dromaius novaehollandiae isolate bDroNov1 chromosome 1, bDroNov1.hap1, whole genome shotgun sequence encodes these proteins:
- the MRPS35 gene encoding small ribosomal subunit protein mS35 has protein sequence MASVSRPLLAGGGYWAVLSRCGGRGAAYSSVPAVSSRGGKQREASTRRTSRTSQFIKSHAPPRTERMAVDQDWSSVYPTAAAFKPASVPLPIRMGYPVKRGVPLPKEGNLELIKIPNFLHLTPPAIKKHCAALKDFCTEWPSALDSDEKCEKHFPIEIETVDYVSAGTSIRNPKARVVTLRVKLSHLNLDDHAKKKLIKLVGERYCKDTDTLTVTTDRCPLRRQNYDYGIHLLTVLYHESWKTEMWESEKTEEDMEEYIWENSCSQKSALDTLLLIKASENVSNVTKEELLSSEVVKSYRNSVVALKNEGETENNMSQYKESVKKLLNIQALP, from the exons ATGGCGTCCGTCAGCAGGCCGTTGCTGGCTGGTGGTGGCTACTGGGCTGTGTTGTCGCGGTGCGGCGGGAGGGGTGCAGCCTACTCCTCCGTGCCCGCGGTGAGCAGCAGGGGAGGCAAGCAGAGGGAAG cttcaACACGGAGAACAAGCAGGACATCACAATTCATAAAATCA CATGCACCTCCTAGAACTGAGAGAATGGCTGTTGATCAGGACTGGAGCAGTGTTTATCCAACAGCAGCTGCGTTTAAacctgcctctgtgcctcttccaaTTCGAATGGGTTACCCGGTGAAGAGAGGAGTACCTCTGCCAAAAGAAGGCAACTTGGAGCTTATAAAG ATTCCCAATTTTTTGCATCTTACTCCTCCTGCAATTAAGAAACATTGTGCAGCTCTTAAAG aTTTCTGCACTGAATGGCCAAGTGCTTTGGACAGTGACGAGAAATGTGAGAAGCATTTTCCTATTGAAATTGAAACAGTAGATTATGTTTCTGCAGGGACATCTATTCGTAATCCCAAAGCAAGAGTGGTGACTTTAAGA GTTAAACTTTCTCACCTGAATTTGGATGACCATGCAAAGAAGAAGCTCATTAAACTTGTAGGAGAGCGGTATTGCAAGGATACAGATACACTCACAGTTACCACAGACAG GTGTCCATTAAGGAGACAGAACTATGATTATGGAATACACCTCCTCACAGTTTTGTACCATGAATCTTGG aaaactgagATGTGGGAGAGTGAGAAGACTGAGGAAGACATGGAAGAGTATATCTGGGAAAATAGCTGCTCTCAGAAAAGTGCTTTAGATACACTACTTCTGATAAAAGCCTCAGAGAATGTCAGTAATGTAACTAAGGAAGAGCTTCTTTCATCTGAGGTAGTTAAGAGTTACAGAAACTCTGTAGTTGCACTTAAAAATGAAGgtgaaacagaaaataacatGTCTCAGTATAAGGAATCTGTGAAGAAATTACTGAACATACAAGCATTACCATGA